A window from Malania oleifera isolate guangnan ecotype guangnan chromosome 7, ASM2987363v1, whole genome shotgun sequence encodes these proteins:
- the LOC131160267 gene encoding pentatricopeptide repeat-containing protein At3g18110, chloroplastic isoform X1 yields MAGTGVLAFSAPPSIHGDVVSKVRTSGRDSTVSSSVDCAPSSSATTSENVETHKFSYSRASPSVRWPHLKLTETRPPPQTQFTVASPPPTWVVGDAVFPANTPDSEGLEETQMGGFAEALDMNGESVEVLSRPSRTKMKMRKLTLIRDKNWRQRVQILTDRILGLKSDEFVADVLDKRIVQMTPTDFCFVVKWVGQTSWQRALEVYEWLNLRHWYSPNARMLAMILSVLGKANQEALAVEIFARAEPAIGNTVQVYNAMMGVYARNGRFGKVQELLDVMHKRGCEPNLVSFNTLINARVKSGSLIPNLAFELLNEVRRSGLKPDVITYNTLISACSRQSDLEAAVKVYADMEAHNCQPDLWTYNAMISVCGRCGFASKGERLFKKLESRGFTPDAVTYNSLLYAFAREGNVKKVEEICEEMVKMGFGKDEMTYNTIIHMYGKQGRHDLALQLYNEMKLSGRNPDAVTFTVLIDSLGKASKITEAANVMSEMLDIGVKPTLRTFSALISGYAKAGKRVEAEDTFHCMLRSGIKPDQLAYSVMLDIFLRFTETKKAMVLYHGMVHDGFTPDPALYEDLLRVLVRENKQEEVVKIVEDMRQLCNINPQIISSILVKCNCYDQAANMLRLAISQGLKLDRENLLSILSSYSSSGRHSEALNLLDFLRKHPPGSHQLLTEALVITLCKSHQLDAALEEYQASRGFGLFTESFTMFESLIQCCEENELFAKASQVFSEMRFYGMVPSQNIFHCMVPIYCKMGFPETAHCVLNQAEERGISVDNISLYVLLIEAYGKLKLWEKAEGLASNIRQRYMAVDRKIWTALMHAYATSGCYERARAVFNTMMRDGPYPTVDSINSLLQALINDGRLDELYVVVQELQDMGFKMSKSSILLMLDAFAQAGNIFEVKKIYHGMKAAGYIPTMHLYKVMIALLSRGKRVRDVEAMVAEMEEMGFKPDLSVWNTMLKLYTGIEDFKKSAQIYQRIQKDGLTPDEDTYNTLIVMCCRDRRPEEGLSLMHEMRRLGLDPKLDTYKSLISACGKQQLWEEAEELFSELQLNGCKLDRSFYHIMMKIFRSSGNHSKAENLLVTMKERGVEPTIATMHLLMVSYGTSGQPQEAEKVLYSLKETGSNISTLPYSSVIDAYLKNGDYNVGIQKLLEMQKDGLDPDHRIWTCFIRAASLSERTSEALILLSALRDAGFDLPLRLLMEKSDSIILKVDQYMEKLESVKDDAAFNFVNALEDLLWAFELRSTASWVFQLAIKRNIYRRGVFRVADKDWGADFRKLSAGAALVGLTLWLDHMQDASLQGFPESPKSVVLITGTAEYNMVSLNRTLKSCLWEMASPFFPCKTRSGLLVAKAHSLRMWLKDSPFCLDLELKNAPSLPELNSMQLIDGCFMRRCLVPAFKDITERLGPVRPKKFARLALLSNERRDKAIRADIEGAKEKLEKMNRMVCLTRGKIKKKKRMLRRRKFIRTVLRP; encoded by the exons atggcggGCACGGGCGTTTTGGCCTTTTCAGCACCACCTTCAATACACGGAGACGTTGTCTCTAAGGTACGCACAAGTGGCAGAGACTCCACTGTTTCTTCCTCTGTAGATTGCGCCCCGTCTTCTTCTGCTACCACTTCTGAAAATGTAGAAACCCATAAATTTAGTTACAGTAGAGCTTCACCATCTGTGAGATGGCCCCACCTGAAGCTCACCGAGACCCGCCCACCGCCGCAAACCCAGTTCACTGTGGCTTCTCCTCCTCCGACGTGGGTCGTCGGAGACGCCGTTTTCCCTGCGAATACGCCGGATTCCGAGGGTTTGGAGGAGACCCAGATGGGGGGTTTTGCTGAGGCTTTGGACATGAATGGTGAATCAGTAGAAGTGTTGAGCAGGCCTAGCAGGACTAAAATGAAAATGAGGAAATTGACACTGATAAGGGACAAGAATTGGAGACAGAGGGTTCAGATTTTGACGGATAGGATTTTAGGGTTGAAATCTGATGAGTTTGTGGCTGATGTGTTGGACAAGAGGATTGTGCAAATGACGCCCACTGATTTTTGCTTTGTGGTGAAATGGGTTGGGCAGACAAGCTGGCAACGGGCATTGGAAGTGTATGAATGGCTGAATCTTCGGCATTGGTACTCTCCCAATGCCCGAATGCTTGCAATGATCTTGTCCGTGCTCGGCAAGGCCAATCAGGAGGCCTTAGCTGTTGAAATCTTTGCTAGAGCCGAGCCAGCAATTGGTAACACTGTGCAAGTGTACAATGCTATGATGGGTGTTTATGCCCGGAATGGTCGGTTCGGTAAGGTGCAAGAACTGCTCGACGTAATGCACAAAAGAGGTTGCGAACCGAATCTAGTGAGTTTCAATACCTTGATTAATGCCCGAGTGAAATCAGGTTCATTGATACCAAATTTGGCATTTGAACTTCTCAATGAAGTGAGAAGGTCGGGGCTTAAGCCCGACGTAATAACTTACAACACTCTTATTAGTGCTTGCTCCCGTCAGTCTGATTTGGAGGCGGCTGTAAAGGTTTATGCTGATATGGAGGCTCATAATTGCCAGCCTGATCTGTGGACTTACAATGCCATGATATCAGTTTGCGGGAGATGTGGGTTCGCTAGCAAGGGAGAGCGGCTTTTTAAGAAATTGGAGTCTAGAGGTTTTACTCCTGATGCAGTGACATACAATTCTCTGCTGTATGCTTTTGCTAGAGAAGGGAATGTAAAGAAGGTAGAAGAAATCTGTGAGGAGATGGTGAAAATGGGGTTTGGTAAAGATGAGATGACTTATAACACAATCATCCACATGTATGGGAAGCAAGGACGGCATGATTTGGCATTACAACTTTATAACGAAATGAAATTATCAGGCCGAAATCCTGATGCTGTCACGTTTACTGTTTTGATTGATTCACTTGGGAAAGCGAGCAAGATAACAGAGGCTGCAAATGTGATGTCAGAGATGTTGGACATTGGAGTTAAACCTACCTTGCGCACCTTCAGTGCTTTAATTTCTGGGTATGCCAAAGCGGGGAAGAGAGTGGAAGCTGAAGATACGTTTCATTGCATGCTGAGGTCGGGGATCAAACCTGATCAACTGGCATATTCAGTCATGCTGGATATTTTTTTGAGGTTTACCGAGACAAAGAAGGCGATGGTCTTGTATCATGGTATGGTTCATGATGGTTTCACACCAGATCCTGCCTTGTATGAGGACTTGCTTCGAGTTCTTGTGAGAGAAAACAAACAGGAAGAGGTTGTAAAAATTGTTGAAGACATGAGGCAATTATGCAATATAAACCCCCAAATTATTTCTTCTATTCTTGTAAAGTGTAATTGTTATGACCAAGCTGCTAACATGTTGAGGTTGGCTATCAGTCAGGGGCTTAAACTAGACCGTGAAAACTTATTATCTATCTTGAGTTCATACAGTTCATCTGGTAGGCACTCTGAAGCACTTAATTTGCTTGATTTTTTGAGAAAACATCCTCCTGGATCCCATCAACTGTTAACTGAAGCCCTTGTTATCACACTTTGCAAGAGTCACCAGTTGGATGCTGCTTTAGAAGAGTATCAGGCATCTAGAGGATTTGGTTTGTTTACTGAAAGTTTTACTATGTTCGAGTCCCTGATTCAATGCTGTGAAGAAAATGAGCTTTTTGCTAAAGCTTCTCAGGTGTTCTCTGAAATGAGATTCTATGGGATGGTGCCTTCTCAAAATATCTTCCACTGTATGGTGCCTATATACTGCAAAATGGGCTTTCCTGAGACGGCTCATTGTGTGCTCAACCAGGCAGAAGAGAGAGGAATTTCAGTTGACAATATTTCCTTGTATGTTCTTCTTATTGAGGCATATGGGAAATTGAAGCTGTGGGAGAAAGCAGAGGGCTTGGCGAGTAATATTAGACAGAGATACATGGCTGTGGATCGGAAGATTTGGACTGCATTAATGCATGCTTATGCTACAAGTGGTTGCTATGAGCGAGCAAGAGCTGTTTTTAATACAATGATGAGAGATGGTCCTTACCCAACAGTGGATTCCATTAATAGTCTCTTGCAAGCTTTGATTAATGATGGAAGATTAGATGAGCTCTATGTGGTAGTCCAGGAGTTGCAAGATATGGGTTTTAAGATGAgtaaaagttccattcttttgATGCTTGATGCATTTGCACAAGCAGGTAACATTTTTGAGGTGAAGAAAATATACCATGGAATGAAAGCTGCTGGTTATATTCCAACCATGCACCTTTATAAGGTTATGATTGCATTATTATCCAGGGGAAAACGAGTGAGAGATGTTGAAGCCATGGTTGCTGAGATGGAAGAGATGGGTTTTAAGCCTGATCTTTCAGTGTGGAATACCATGCTTAAGCTGTATACAGGGATTGAAGATTTTAAAAAGTCAGCTCAAATCTACCAGCGGATTCAAAAAGATGGACTTACACCAGATGAAGACACTTACAATACTCTAATTGTCATGTGCTGCAGGGATCGTAGACCAGAAGAGGGTTTGTCTTTGATGCATGAAATGAGGAGGCTGGGTCTGGACCCTAAGTTGGACACCTACAAAAGTTTGATTTCAGCTTGTGGCAAGCAGCAGCTATGGGAAGAAGCAGAGGAACTTTTCAGTGAGTTGCAATTAAATGGCTGCAAATTGGATCGTTCTTTTTATCATATAATGATGAAAATATTTAGGAGTTCTGGAAACCATTCCAAAGCTGAAAATCTACTTGTAACAATGAAAGAGAGGGGAGTGGAACCCACCATTGCGACAATGCACCTGCTTATGGTTTCTTATGGCACATCTGGACAGCCTCAGGAAGCTGAAAAGGTTCTTTATAGTTTGAAAGAAACAGGTTCAAATATTAGTACACTACCTTATAGTTCGGTCATTGATGCCTATCTCAAGAATGGGGATTATAATGTTGGAATTCAAAAGCTCTTGGAGATGCAAAAAGATGGTCTGGACCCTGACCACAGAATATGGACATGTTTTATAAGGGCCGCAAGTTTGTCCGAGCGCACTAGTGAAGCCTTAATCCTCTTAAGTGCTCTCCGAGATGCTGGCTTTGATCTTCCACTCAG GCTTCTGATGGAAAAGTCTGACTCAATAATTTTAAAGGTGGACCAATATATGGAGAAACTTGAATCCGTGAAAGACGATGCGGCCTTTAACTTTGTCAATGCTTTGGAGGATTTGTTGTGGGCATTTGAACTCCGGTCCACTGCTTCTTGGGTTTTCCAACTGGCAATCAAGAGGAACATATATCGTCGTGGTGTTTTCAG ggtGGCTGACAAAGACTGGGGAGCTGATTTTAGAAAGCTATCTGCTGGTGCAGCTCTAGTTGGTCTTACTTTATGGCTCGATCATATGCAG GATGCATCATTGCAAGGTTTTCCAGAGTCTCCAAAATCAGTTGTTCTGATAACAGGTACTGCTGAATATAACATGGTTTCCCTAAATAGAACGCTGAAATCTTGCCTTTGGGAGATGGCATCCCCATTTTTTCCTTGTAAAACACGGAGTGGACTCCTTGTTGCAAAAGCACACTCCCTGAGGATGTGGTTGAAGGACTCCCCATTTTGCTTAGACCTTGAGCTGAAAAATGCTCCATCTCTTCCTGAGTTAAACTCAATGCAGCTCATTGATGGATGTTTCATGAGACGTTGCCTTGTTCCAGCATTCAAGGACATAACTGAAAGACTTGGTCCTGTAAGGCCTAAAAAATTTGCAAGATTGGCACTGCTATCTAATGAGAGAAGGGACAAAGCTATTCGGGCTGATATTGAGGGGGCAAAAGAAAAGTTGGAGAAGATGAACAGAATGGTGTGTCTGACAAGGGGGAAGatcaagaaaaagaagaggatGCTGCGAAGAAGAAAATTCATTCGAACAGTTCTCAGACCTTGA